Part of the Pseudomonadota bacterium genome is shown below.
CCTTGTGTTCGCCCGTTTTGGGGTCGCCCGTTTTGGGGTCGCCCGTTTGGGGGTCGGTCGTTTTGGGATCGGTCGGTTTGGGATCGGTCGACGAATCAGGGCGAACACAAGGTTCGCCCCTACGGTGTAACATGAAAATGGCGTGAATGTGATTCGGCATTATAATAAACTGGTCCAATTCAATATGGCCAAAACGAATCGGCAATTCACCCCAAACGGATTCCACCATCCGACCGGCATCATTCAACACCATATCCCTATTCACGATTTCACCGAACAGACATTCCCGGTTTTGTGTGCAAATGGAAACGAAATATGCCCCGGCCTGTGAATAATCGTACCCTTTCAGGCGAATCGACCGGCGGCGATGAATATCGGGATTGTAGGTCATACCCCGGCCTCCTCAACGAACTTCTCCGCATCCGGGACCCGCAGTTCACCGGAAATGAGTTTAGGGAGCAGGGTGTCACGTAGAGAGGAAAGGAAAACTGATTCACGTTGATTTTGTAATAATCTTTCAAAAAATGGCTCAACAATCTGTTGATAACTCTCAATTGTCTCAGAATCAGGAATAAGAACCTTAATATTTGAAAATAGCGTCTTATTTAAGTTCAGCAAAACAGAGCCACCACTGCCACCAGCACGAATTTGATCTCCGAGTCTATTCAAAACCTGATAGCAATAGTAAGAGCTTCTTTTGCTTTTTGGGATTACGCTGTTTATTTGTTGGTTTGTTTGGGATCTCTTAGTTGTCATAACAACCAATCCCGGCGTAGCAATGCAACTAACGCAAATAGTTTTGGCTGGCAGGTATTTATTGCGTTGGGTATTTGCGCCTTTTGTAGAAAGATACTTTCCTGTCTGTGTGACAAAAACCTTACCATGCATATCTGGAATCGTGATAAAGGGGATGTCCTCTCCATAGTTTTCTGGATCTTTCGTGGGCGGAGTTTTGCCACAAATTACATTTCCCAAATCTGAAACCACGCCAACTCTCCAGCCCTTCGGAATCTCCCCTATCTCCGAGCCCTCAAAGCTATCGGGGAAGAGCGCGGCAATATCATCCGGCAGACCTGTCGGGCGGCCTTCGGCTTTGGCACGCACTGGAACGAAATCCACGAACCAGGACTTGAAGGTGGCACGAGCCGTGGCCTCCAGCGTCTGGTTCATCCGGCGGTTCAATTCGATCTTATCGTCCAGCGATCCGAGGATGTGGGCTATGGCGCGTTGTTCAGGGAGACGCGGATAGCTTACTTCAATGTTCTTGATACCATAAAGAGGCAATTTGGGCTGTGTTGATCCTACAGTGTTTCTTTGTATTTCATGCTGTCCTATCGAGGATTTCAAATAATAAGACAGATATTGTGAATCAACTGTAGTATCCTCGATTAATATCTTTGCTGCATTTTCTGTTAGATTTGCTGCATGCAATTCAGACGGAATGGTTGCGATCAACCCAATGGTTCCAACGATAGATATGACTACATCTCCAGACTCAACGATGTATCGCTTAATATTTGGAAACACTTCTTCAGGGACATAGAGTAAATTTGATAACGAAATTCTACCTTCCGTAA
Proteins encoded:
- a CDS encoding transposase; its protein translation is MTYNPDIHRRRSIRLKGYDYSQAGAYFVSICTQNRECLFGEIVNRDMVLNDAGRMVESVWGELPIRFGHIELDQFIIMPNHIHAIFMLHRRGEPCVRPDSSTDPKPTDPKTTDPQTGDPKTGDPKTGEHK
- a CDS encoding restriction endonuclease subunit S, whose amino-acid sequence is MASDWTLKKIGEFAEVKGGKRLPKGKRLSEKKTTHPYIRVVDFTEGRISLSNLLYVPEEVFPNIKRYIVESGDVVISIVGTIGLIATIPSELHAANLTENAAKILIEDTTVDSQYLSYYLKSSIGQHEIQRNTVGSTQPKLPLYGIKNIEVSYPRLPEQRAIAHILGSLDDKIELNRRMNQTLEATARATFKSWFVDFVPVRAKAEGRPTGLPDDIAALFPDSFEGSEIGEIPKGWRVGVVSDLGNVICGKTPPTKDPENYGEDIPFITIPDMHGKVFVTQTGKYLSTKGANTQRNKYLPAKTICVSCIATPGLVVMTTKRSQTNQQINSVIPKSKRSSYYCYQVLNRLGDQIRAGGSGGSVLLNLNKTLFSNIKVLIPDSETIESYQQIVEPFFERLLQNQRESVFLSSLRDTLLPKLISGELRVPDAEKFVEEAGV